The genomic segment CTCCCAGCTGTTACCCTTTTAAATGTCAGTGTTCGAGGCTGTAGGGGTAGCACGAGGCAGCGAAACGGAACAGTCGGATTGGCCGCACGCCTCAGTTCTAGACGCACCTCTCCACCGAAAGGCCGATCTGACTGGCAGGGGGAGAAAGTAAACAGAGTTGAATCACCCTCCCCACTGGCCAATTGGAGGGGGTTTGGTTTGTGACGTGATGGGATTCTGCGAAATTGTTACTGAGCAAGAGAATGCCGGAACGGTGCGGACCGGCCGGAGCAGGGGCTCAGAAGCCGTCAGTGGACTCGGGAAAAAGTGTCTCTTAGACTTGGCGCTCGGCGTGGCCCTCGCAACCCGCGTCGGGGTGGTCGGGTGAATGTCCTGGGGCTTTGGCTCGACGGAGAGGCGGCGGAGGGCGTGCACCTCTCTTGCAGTTTCCTCTCTCAGCGCCTCGGGGGCGTTTTCAGTCGAATAAACTTGCGACCGCCACGTGTGGCATCTTTCCAAGGGAGCCGGCTCAGAGGGGCAGGCGCGCCCGTCGGGGGATCGCGGCCCGCGCGGGGCAGGGGCGGCGGCGAGAGGCGGCGGCGCCGCGGAGCCTGGGGCCGTGGATGCTGCGTGCGGAGGCGCTGCCGGTTACGTAAAGATGAGGGGCTGAGGTCGCCTCGGCGCTCCTGCGAGTCGGAAGCGCCCCGCGCCCCCGCCCCCTTGGCCGCCGCGCCGCGCCGCGCTTGTCGTCCGAGGCTAGGGCAGGGCGAGCCGAACCTCCGCAGCCACCGCCAAGTTTGGCCGCGCCGCCGGGGCTGCCGTCGCCCGCACCATGTCCGCGGCCGCCTACATGGACTTCGTGGCTGCCCAGTGTCTGGTTTCCATTTCGAACCGCGCTGCGGTGCCGGAGCATGGGGGCGCTCCGGACGCCGAGCGGCTGCGACTACCTGAGCGCGAGGTGACCAAGGAGCACGGTGACCCGGGGGACACCTGGAAGGATTACTGCACGCTCGTCACCATCGCCAAGAGCTTGTTGGACCTGAATAAGTACCGACCCATCCAGACCCCCTCCGTATGCAGCGACAGTCTGGAGAGTCCAGATGAGGATATGGGATCCGACAGCGACGTGACCACCGAATCTGGGTCGAGTCCTTCCCACAGCCCAGAGGAGAGACAGGATCCTGGCAGCGCGCCCAGCCcgctctccctcctccaccctggaGTGGCTGCGAAGGGGAAACACGCCTCCGAAAAGAGGCACAAGTGCCCCTACAGTGGCTGTGGGAAAGTCTATGgaaaatcctcccatctcaaagCCCATTACAGAGTGCATACAGGTTAGCGGCGTCGCCCTCTCCCCCGGAGCTCTGGGGTTAGTTAACCTTTGGCCAGGCAGCGTTCCTGGGCGTTCAGGACACTGCACTCGGCCGAAAGGGTGCAAACATGTTGGATAAGATGCGGTTTTAACTCTTTTAATAATTTGTGCCTTGGCGGAAAGCTCACTCTCTCCTTAATTGTCCCCGGCCTCCGGGAGCCACGGAGAGCCTTAAACTGGCGGGCAGAGCGAATGCGGTGCTTGGCTTCGCGGGGAGTGGTGTCCGCCCCTCCCCCGTCCCGCCCCGCCCCCGGGACTCCCGCACCCCGCGACTGTGGGGTCACCCCACCTGGGAAAGACGGTGGCAGCGGGGAAGTCAGATGGCGTATCTTTTATTTAATTCCCTTGTCGGGTTGCAGAGAAGTGGCTGAAACCGAGGGGGGACGCGGCGCACTTTACTTCGAGCCTTTTAGGGATGACTAAGGACTCATTTAGCTGGATGCCTGCTACTTTTCTGGGCTTGCCAAGGTGGTTTTAAATATGGTCAGGAGTCCCCTGAGAGGTTTAAAATAACCCTGCTTCAGGCAGCAGAGGAGTTTGATCAAGTAATGGTGGGTTAACTTCACTTATTAGCCTTCCTAATGAGCCAGatttcagaggtttttttttttttggccatgtgACTTAGGTCGCACCCTCCACCCCTGAATCAGGCTGTTTGCAGGGAGGTGTGGTCCTTGCGGAGGTCAAAGCTTGGTAACGAATGCTGGGCAGTTCTGGAGGCCTCAAGGAATAGTTCCTCCCTGGGATGGCGCGAGGCAGGGTTGGACAAATGAATGTGGCCAGAAGGACATCTATTTGCCTTATAAAACAGGCTTTGGAGACTTCCAGGGACCTTGGTCAGCCAAT from the Callithrix jacchus isolate 240 chromosome 1, calJac240_pri, whole genome shotgun sequence genome contains:
- the KLF9 gene encoding Krueppel-like factor 9, which codes for MSAAAYMDFVAAQCLVSISNRAAVPEHGGAPDAERLRLPEREVTKEHGDPGDTWKDYCTLVTIAKSLLDLNKYRPIQTPSVCSDSLESPDEDMGSDSDVTTESGSSPSHSPEERQDPGSAPSPLSLLHPGVAAKGKHASEKRHKCPYSGCGKVYGKSSHLKAHYRVHTGERPFPCTWPDCLKKFSRSDELTRHYRTHTGEKQFRCPLCEKRFMRSDHLTKHARRHTEFHPSMIKRSKKALANAL